The Candidatus Sulfotelmatobacter sp. genome has a window encoding:
- the murA gene encoding UDP-N-acetylglucosamine 1-carboxyvinyltransferase, protein MNVLDRLDTTLRVVGGARLEGSVEVQGAKNAALPIMAAALLARGKVTLHRVPRITDVSVMWSLLEALGARLSMEQRNTLTIDASNVNKFRAPYTLVRKLAASFDLCGPLLGRFGRAEVPLPGGCVLGTRATDLHEQAFRALDAEVSVAHGYLIASARGGRLRGGEIEFRMPSVGATKNAMLAAVTADGDTIVRNAAMEPEVVDLANFLIAMGAKIHGAGGDTLRITGVRELHGVEYEIIPDRITTGTLLLAGAITRGDVTVRQTKPDDLAALQFALGECGVTVTSGDDWVRAQGTKIKGGTDVVTAPHPGFPTDLQPQMLTFLCTTPGVSVVEESIFNARFSYVNELVRMGADVRVAMDNNTALVKGVNQLSGAPVEAPDIRAGAALVLAGLAGLGETEIIGLEYIDRGYERLEEMLSSLGGQVQRASGIIPFAEPAGVFETAEYPSV, encoded by the coding sequence ATGAACGTGCTCGATCGTCTCGATACCACCCTGCGCGTCGTCGGCGGCGCCCGGCTCGAAGGCAGCGTCGAGGTGCAAGGCGCCAAGAACGCGGCGCTGCCGATCATGGCCGCGGCGCTGTTGGCGCGCGGGAAGGTCACCCTGCACCGCGTGCCGCGCATCACCGACGTCTCGGTGATGTGGTCGCTGCTCGAGGCGCTGGGTGCGCGGCTCTCGATGGAGCAGCGCAACACGCTGACGATCGACGCCTCGAACGTCAACAAGTTCCGCGCCCCCTACACGCTGGTCCGCAAGCTGGCCGCCTCGTTCGACTTGTGCGGGCCGCTGCTGGGGCGCTTCGGCCGCGCCGAGGTACCGCTGCCCGGCGGCTGCGTCTTGGGGACGCGCGCGACCGACTTGCACGAGCAGGCCTTCCGCGCGCTCGACGCCGAGGTCTCGGTCGCCCACGGCTACCTGATCGCCAGCGCGCGCGGCGGACGGCTGCGCGGCGGCGAGATCGAGTTCCGCATGCCGTCCGTCGGCGCGACCAAGAACGCGATGCTGGCGGCGGTCACGGCCGACGGCGACACGATCGTGCGCAACGCGGCGATGGAGCCCGAGGTCGTCGACCTGGCCAACTTCCTGATCGCGATGGGCGCCAAGATCCACGGCGCCGGCGGCGACACGCTGCGCATCACCGGCGTGCGCGAGCTGCACGGCGTCGAGTACGAGATCATCCCCGACCGCATCACGACCGGCACGCTGCTGTTGGCCGGCGCGATCACCCGCGGCGACGTCACCGTGCGTCAGACCAAGCCCGACGATCTGGCCGCGCTGCAGTTCGCGCTGGGCGAGTGCGGCGTGACCGTCACCTCGGGCGACGACTGGGTGCGCGCGCAGGGAACCAAGATCAAAGGCGGGACCGACGTCGTCACCGCGCCGCATCCTGGCTTCCCGACCGACCTGCAGCCGCAGATGCTGACCTTCCTGTGCACGACGCCCGGCGTGAGCGTCGTCGAGGAGTCGATCTTCAACGCGCGCTTCTCGTACGTCAACGAGCTGGTGCGCATGGGCGCCGACGTGCGCGTCGCGATGGACAACAACACCGCGCTGGTCAAAGGCGTGAACCAGCTCTCCGGCGCGCCGGTCGAAGCGCCCGACATCCGCGCCGGCGCCGCGCTGGTGCTGGCGGGCCTAGCCGGCTTGGGCGAGACCGAGATCATCGGTCTGGAGTACATCGACCGCGGCTACGAGCGGCTCGAGGAGATGCTCTCGTCGTTGGGCGGCCAGGTCCAGCGCGCCAGCGGCATCATCCCCTTCGCCGAGCCCGCCGGCGTCTTCGAGACCGCCGAATACCCCAGCGTCTGA
- a CDS encoding MFS transporter, with protein sequence MQRSIIAPAERVTNLRWGIGLLLGFGVLVNYIDRSALSVAQPSLQTDLGLTKADFGLLSGAFFWIYALAQVPIGYLLDRFGVKNLSRIGAFLWSCASVLTAIAPNFGSIFAARSFLGIAEAPTFPANAKAVGYWFPRSERGLATSLFDAAAKLSSGIGVLFAAYLLVRFGWRGMFWSTAILSFVFFLLFYVFYRNPSEDKRLTHAEAEYIREGGGEPENPPTTAAGKPASLAYLLAQPKVWGLTIGFTAYDYLFGFLLTWLPGYLTSTFKVNIISAGLDALLVWGTATLTDLIVGGWLVDYLIQRGYDANRVRKTVLIAGLIIGFAVIGAAYTTDIRVALFWITLATAGIAFHAPVAWSMPGLIAPRNSTGQVGGIMNLFGNLGSFAAPVATGFIVQATGSFSIALVTAAVILIVGIASYVWLLGRIEPIPEPA encoded by the coding sequence GTGCAACGCAGCATCATCGCACCCGCCGAGCGCGTCACCAACCTGCGATGGGGCATCGGGCTCCTGCTCGGTTTCGGCGTTCTGGTCAATTACATCGACCGCAGCGCGCTCAGCGTCGCGCAGCCGTCGTTGCAGACCGACCTCGGATTGACCAAGGCCGACTTCGGCTTGCTCAGCGGTGCATTCTTCTGGATCTACGCGCTGGCGCAGGTTCCGATCGGATATCTGCTCGACCGGTTCGGCGTCAAGAACCTCTCGCGGATCGGCGCGTTCTTGTGGAGCTGCGCGTCGGTGCTGACCGCGATCGCGCCCAACTTCGGTTCGATCTTCGCCGCGCGCTCGTTCCTGGGTATCGCCGAAGCGCCGACCTTCCCCGCCAACGCGAAGGCCGTCGGCTATTGGTTCCCGCGCAGCGAGCGGGGTCTGGCGACCTCGCTGTTCGACGCCGCGGCGAAGCTCTCGAGCGGCATCGGCGTCTTGTTCGCCGCGTACCTGCTGGTGCGGTTCGGCTGGCGCGGGATGTTCTGGTCGACCGCGATCCTCAGCTTCGTCTTCTTCCTGCTGTTCTACGTCTTCTACCGCAACCCGAGCGAAGACAAGCGGCTCACGCACGCCGAGGCGGAGTACATTCGCGAAGGCGGCGGCGAGCCGGAGAATCCGCCGACGACCGCCGCCGGCAAGCCGGCCAGTCTCGCATACTTGCTGGCGCAGCCGAAGGTGTGGGGGCTGACGATCGGCTTCACCGCGTACGACTATCTGTTCGGCTTCCTGCTGACGTGGCTGCCCGGCTATCTGACCTCGACGTTCAAGGTCAACATCATCAGCGCGGGCCTGGACGCGCTGCTGGTGTGGGGAACGGCGACGCTGACCGACCTGATCGTCGGCGGCTGGCTCGTCGACTATCTGATTCAGCGCGGCTACGATGCGAACCGCGTGCGCAAGACCGTGCTGATCGCCGGACTCATCATCGGCTTCGCCGTCATCGGCGCGGCCTACACGACCGACATCCGCGTCGCGCTGTTCTGGATCACCTTGGCGACCGCCGGCATCGCGTTCCACGCGCCGGTCGCGTGGTCGATGCCGGGCCTGATCGCGCCGCGCAACTCGACCGGCCAGGTCGGGGGCATCATGAACCTGTTCGGCAACCTGGGCAGCTTCGCGGCGCCGGTCGCGACCGGGTTCATCGTGCAGGCGACGGGCTCGTTCAGCATCGCGCTGGTGACCGCCGCCGTCATCCTGATCGTCGGCATCGCCTCGTACGTCTGGCTGCTGGGCCGCATCGAACCGATCCCCGAGCCCGCATAG